A window from Candidatus Nitrosotenuis uzonensis encodes these proteins:
- a CDS encoding NAD(P)/FAD-dependent oxidoreductase encodes MQLHKILILGGGFAGISVLRNMSKLRHDAQITIISEDNFFLFTPMLPEMASGTIHPSDISIPIRKFCKNAEFIQAKISSIDLKNKLVAITRTFDGKVKILDYDYLVIAMGSTTNFFGNKRIEKNAFTMKTIQDAIAIKNHLIHMLEIADGEDDQKIQEKLLTVVVVGAGFAGVETIGEINDFIRDSVRHYYRNINPANIHMVLVSGSAGILPELDKNLSKKALDSLQKAGIRIVTKTKAVDAGEDYVFLGNGETIQCATLIWTAGLTIDSVITSLDCDHKAGKILVDEFLRIPKYPEVFVLGDCAAIQDNKTGEFYPPTAQHALRESRTVARNLMHQIFGKDSQERFNFESKGMMAIIGKRNGIATISGYNVTGTMAWLVWKTYYLMMLPTFEKKFKLALDWTCNLFFKKDITLIRKIKKKSLNRFDMDDISSLDQFLFNLEPEVKSVKTL; translated from the coding sequence ATGCAATTGCATAAAATATTGATTCTTGGCGGCGGGTTTGCCGGAATTTCAGTGTTGAGAAACATGTCAAAATTAAGACATGATGCCCAGATCACCATAATAAGTGAGGATAATTTTTTTCTTTTCACACCTATGTTGCCTGAAATGGCATCAGGCACAATACATCCAAGTGATATATCAATACCAATACGAAAGTTTTGCAAAAATGCGGAATTCATACAAGCAAAGATATCCTCAATAGACTTGAAAAACAAACTCGTTGCAATAACTAGGACATTTGACGGTAAAGTCAAGATACTTGACTATGATTATTTGGTGATTGCGATGGGAAGTACTACGAATTTTTTTGGTAACAAACGCATTGAGAAAAACGCATTCACAATGAAGACCATACAAGATGCAATCGCAATAAAGAATCATCTAATACACATGTTGGAAATAGCAGATGGTGAGGATGATCAGAAAATACAAGAAAAACTTTTGACGGTCGTGGTGGTGGGTGCGGGATTTGCAGGAGTTGAAACAATAGGAGAAATTAATGATTTTATCAGAGATTCTGTAAGACATTACTACAGAAACATAAACCCTGCAAATATTCACATGGTATTAGTCTCAGGAAGCGCCGGCATATTGCCAGAGCTAGACAAGAATCTCTCAAAAAAAGCGCTTGACTCACTTCAAAAGGCAGGAATAAGAATAGTCACGAAAACAAAGGCAGTGGATGCAGGGGAGGATTATGTTTTCCTTGGAAATGGCGAGACAATCCAGTGTGCCACACTTATCTGGACTGCCGGCCTTACAATTGACTCGGTGATAACAAGTCTTGACTGTGACCACAAAGCAGGCAAGATATTAGTTGATGAATTTCTTCGAATTCCAAAGTATCCCGAAGTGTTCGTACTTGGAGACTGCGCTGCCATACAGGACAACAAAACAGGCGAGTTCTATCCTCCAACTGCGCAGCATGCATTACGCGAAAGCAGGACTGTTGCACGGAATCTGATGCATCAGATTTTTGGTAAGGATTCTCAGGAACGATTTAACTTTGAAAGCAAAGGCATGATGGCCATAATAGGCAAAAGGAACGGCATTGCCACCATATCTGGGTATAATGTGACTGGAACTATGGCATGGCTTGTATGGAAAACTTACTATCTGATGATGCTCCCTACGTTTGAGAAAAAATTCAAGTTGGCATTAGATTGGACATGTAATCTCTTTTTCAAAAAAGACATAACCCTTATACGAAAAATAAAGAAAAAATCGCTGAATAGGTTTGATATGGATGATATCAGCAGTCTGGATCAGTTCCTATTCAATTTGGAACCAGAAGTAAAATCTGTCAAGACGTTATAG
- a CDS encoding topoisomerase: MIVSRQEVTALLNLIHEINEEKDSVVVVEGKRDSYALKCIGFSCKILEFHRFGGLTKFSDSVSGHKNIILLFDSDRKGRYLTRRVIEQLERRAKINLYYKKRLNQITGGKIRTIEEISQYKDALFGVII, translated from the coding sequence GTGATAGTATCACGCCAGGAGGTCACCGCACTACTGAATTTAATACATGAGATAAACGAAGAAAAAGACAGTGTGGTAGTGGTGGAAGGCAAACGTGATTCCTACGCCCTAAAATGTATAGGTTTTTCATGTAAAATATTGGAATTTCACAGATTTGGCGGCCTGACCAAGTTTTCAGATTCGGTATCTGGCCACAAGAACATCATTTTACTGTTTGACTCTGATAGAAAAGGAAGATACCTCACTAGAAGAGTTATAGAGCAGCTTGAACGCAGAGCAAAAATCAACCTTTACTATAAAAAAAGACTCAACCAGATAACAGGGGGCAAGATCAGGACGATTGAGGAGATCTCCCAATACAAAGATGCGCTGTTTGGTGTAATAATCTAG
- a CDS encoding SIMPL domain-containing protein: MNKTITLAAATGIVLALAFSLGAIPMGADVQAQTEPTPYPSREKTLSVTGTATTKVKPDLLVVQFGVEVQEKTAKEALDSNTQKMNTVVAAIKAAGISESQISTSQLTIYPVYESYQEKESGIYRQRLVGYSVSNIIRVETTNLNLASAIIDSAVQAGANRVDSVYFTLSPQKQTQVSDDLLAQAIENAKTKAEKALAPLNYEIIGVKHVNLSEFGIYPPPTPMYYGAVMDKAEVSLSTPIFSADQSVTSTASIVFIIGSK; this comes from the coding sequence ATGAACAAAACAATCACGCTTGCAGCAGCAACAGGAATTGTTCTTGCTCTGGCATTTTCCCTTGGTGCCATACCAATGGGCGCAGACGTGCAAGCTCAAACAGAGCCAACACCATATCCGTCACGTGAGAAAACACTTTCAGTAACGGGTACTGCAACCACCAAGGTAAAACCGGATCTGCTGGTCGTGCAATTTGGAGTTGAAGTGCAGGAAAAAACAGCAAAAGAAGCACTTGACTCTAACACTCAGAAAATGAATACAGTAGTAGCTGCAATAAAAGCAGCGGGCATATCTGAGAGCCAAATTAGCACATCTCAGCTTACCATATATCCGGTCTACGAATCGTACCAAGAAAAAGAGTCTGGCATATACAGACAGCGTCTTGTAGGGTATAGCGTATCGAACATCATAAGAGTAGAGACTACAAACCTGAACTTGGCATCTGCTATAATAGACAGTGCAGTTCAGGCAGGAGCAAACAGAGTTGACTCGGTGTACTTTACACTATCGCCACAAAAACAGACTCAGGTAAGCGACGACCTGTTAGCACAAGCAATTGAGAACGCAAAGACAAAGGCAGAAAAAGCACTAGCACCGCTAAACTATGAGATAATAGGTGTAAAACACGTAAACCTCTCAGAGTTTGGCATCTATCCGCCGCCAACGCCGATGTACTACGGAGCAGTAATGGACAAAGCAGAGGTATCTTTGAGCACACCGATATTCTCAGCAGACCAGTCGGTAACGAGCACTGCCAGCATTGTCTTCATAATTGGAAGCAAATAA
- a CDS encoding ArsR/SmtB family transcription factor — protein sequence MGDSEDPLGINEKVEILSTDDDKIKAVGELLSSDSSRAILKLLFNEQMTANQISQKTEISLPLVIYHLKKMQDAGIVKIAQTGKNTKSHDMKYYTVDKFAIVILPSGMTEKARSSKSLLNSFNRIYRFATIGGAGLAAWFSSQFIQQQNRHVISDDSMRQAQIAMDSGEEMAQKSLQAPPPSMPSESIPFSTESIAQEGAAHGGIQTLTGSSGEPVTDIYISAIIALGIIVIGLIIERILHSRKK from the coding sequence ATGGGTGATTCAGAGGATCCGTTGGGAATTAATGAAAAAGTCGAGATCTTATCAACTGATGATGATAAGATAAAGGCAGTAGGTGAGCTACTAAGCTCAGATTCTAGTAGGGCTATTCTAAAACTACTCTTCAATGAGCAAATGACGGCAAATCAAATCTCCCAAAAAACCGAAATTTCGCTTCCCCTTGTGATATATCATCTAAAAAAAATGCAAGATGCCGGAATCGTGAAAATAGCGCAAACCGGAAAAAATACAAAATCACACGATATGAAATATTATACTGTAGACAAGTTTGCCATCGTCATACTGCCCTCAGGAATGACTGAAAAGGCAAGATCAAGCAAGTCCTTGCTCAATTCTTTTAACAGAATATACCGATTTGCCACTATAGGGGGCGCAGGGCTTGCAGCATGGTTTTCATCACAATTCATTCAACAGCAGAACAGACATGTCATATCAGATGATAGTATGAGGCAGGCCCAGATCGCCATGGACTCTGGTGAAGAGATGGCACAAAAATCATTACAAGCTCCACCACCATCAATGCCGTCTGAATCAATACCATTTTCAACAGAATCAATCGCGCAGGAGGGCGCAGCACACGGTGGAATTCAGACATTGACAGGCAGTAGCGGTGAGCCGGTGACTGACATTTACATTTCTGCAATAATTGCACTAGGAATCATTGTAATTGGCCTTATAATTGAGAGAATACTGCATTCAAGAAAGAAATAA
- a CDS encoding formate--phosphoribosylaminoimidazolecarboxamide ligase: MTAIATLGSHCALQVLKGAKDEGLKTLLVCEKRRQRLYKRFDFIDEIIPVDSFLEVLEPRCARILEKNKAVLIPHGTLIAQMSSEQIESIKTPVFGNKWILRWESDRNLKEKLMRDAKLDVPKSIPNPDKIKRLTIAKRHGAAGGKGYFLTSSKKDYVKKRNQLIKIGLIKGDKDLYLQEYVMGVLAYLQFFYSPLDDNLEFFGVDKRHESDIEGLGRIPAQEQLGIDYISSFNVIGNSPMVLRESLLDDVYAMGERFVEASKRLVKPGMNGPFCIEGVYDQNGKFWTFEFSARIVAGTNIYMEGSPYSALIYDVPMSMGRRIAREVKIATKQRKIDIITT; this comes from the coding sequence ATGACTGCAATTGCAACACTTGGCTCCCACTGCGCACTACAGGTTCTAAAGGGTGCAAAAGACGAAGGCCTAAAAACGCTTCTGGTTTGCGAGAAAAGACGCCAAAGACTCTACAAGAGGTTTGATTTTATAGATGAGATCATTCCTGTCGACTCGTTCCTTGAAGTTCTTGAGCCAAGGTGCGCGCGAATACTTGAGAAAAACAAGGCAGTACTAATACCGCACGGCACACTAATTGCACAGATGAGCTCAGAGCAAATAGAGTCAATCAAGACTCCTGTTTTTGGCAACAAGTGGATTCTCAGATGGGAATCAGACAGAAATCTAAAAGAAAAACTCATGCGTGATGCAAAATTAGACGTTCCAAAATCTATTCCGAATCCCGATAAGATAAAACGGCTGACCATAGCAAAAAGACATGGGGCTGCTGGCGGCAAGGGATACTTTCTTACATCTAGCAAAAAAGACTATGTGAAAAAACGCAACCAGTTAATCAAGATAGGACTGATAAAAGGCGATAAAGACCTGTACTTGCAAGAGTATGTGATGGGAGTTCTGGCGTATCTGCAATTCTTCTATTCGCCACTAGATGATAATTTAGAGTTTTTTGGAGTAGACAAAAGACACGAGTCCGATATCGAAGGCCTAGGTAGAATACCTGCACAGGAACAATTAGGAATCGATTACATATCGTCATTTAATGTCATTGGCAACAGTCCAATGGTATTACGAGAATCATTGCTTGATGACGTATATGCAATGGGCGAGCGCTTTGTTGAAGCATCAAAAAGACTTGTAAAACCAGGCATGAACGGTCCGTTCTGTATAGAGGGTGTGTACGATCAGAACGGCAAATTCTGGACATTCGAATTCTCAGCTAGGATAGTGGCAGGAACGAATATCTACATGGAAGGCTCGCCGTATTCTGCATTAATATATGATGTGCCAATGAGTATGGGGCGCAGAATCGCACGCGAAGTAAAGATCGCAACAAAACAAAGAAAAATTGATATCATTACCACTTGA
- a CDS encoding DoxX family protein: protein MKLFGKKVQDSSETDRTQRTISIIKKLQQNNLGDKTRLENMLIDLEEGLPLDADAKTYLKSLYEQYKEHRQTHAASPPAQIRQDSSVESRKSEENKIEVLEIIQYAKKLRAMNMGESWRLDYVINTLERGDPLFSSDMEYVQSMIARHFNVGTDNVIHQQTQHIRYVQPQTGKKDAVKKKIPDIKSVLTWHAPPKFIDGALLTIRLGLAFIFIWAGIGKIANPISTLDMIDDLGLNLTASADTVTMFGMLEIIAAVMVLTGAATRIGAAIHLGILVWAQLIFGFSYVVGPSLWKDVAIIGAAILLIICGSGKFGIDGILKSSKTVKSKESISPEINHNVYHESTDVSQRHQNTDGQNTSKFGFFAKRTSRYGDSQIKDDKFFVKQNLEKERADSEKILFSNTQSRPANSPAHEYKSSEYNYKVLDKEHTYNNVECDRITDTIEMSSLIKEIKQEKLDMHHTSRYESTKDSNLRPAIQNTSESIQARLDAKILEIKRLKDNLNAILDDLMAIKKEL from the coding sequence ATGAAACTATTTGGTAAAAAGGTTCAGGATTCGAGCGAAACTGACAGAACACAACGTACAATATCGATAATAAAAAAACTACAACAAAACAATCTCGGAGACAAAACGCGGCTGGAGAACATGTTAATAGATCTTGAAGAAGGACTTCCGCTTGATGCTGATGCCAAAACATATCTAAAATCACTTTACGAGCAATACAAAGAACACAGACAAACACACGCCGCCTCGCCACCAGCACAAATACGACAAGATTCTTCAGTAGAATCTAGAAAATCAGAAGAGAACAAGATCGAAGTTTTGGAAATCATACAATATGCAAAAAAGCTTAGAGCCATGAACATGGGCGAATCCTGGAGATTAGACTATGTGATCAACACGCTGGAGCGTGGTGATCCGTTATTCTCATCAGATATGGAGTACGTTCAAAGCATGATTGCAAGGCATTTCAATGTTGGAACAGATAATGTCATCCATCAGCAAACGCAGCATATCAGATATGTACAGCCTCAAACAGGAAAGAAAGATGCAGTCAAGAAAAAAATACCAGATATAAAATCCGTGCTTACATGGCACGCCCCACCTAAATTCATTGATGGTGCTTTGCTCACAATAAGACTTGGATTAGCCTTTATCTTCATATGGGCAGGAATTGGAAAGATCGCCAATCCAATTTCTACGTTGGATATGATAGATGACCTTGGTCTTAATTTGACTGCATCTGCGGACACAGTAACAATGTTTGGAATGCTTGAAATTATAGCTGCAGTGATGGTTTTGACAGGAGCGGCTACGAGAATCGGGGCCGCAATACATCTTGGGATTCTAGTTTGGGCTCAATTAATTTTTGGATTTAGCTATGTGGTGGGCCCATCATTATGGAAAGATGTTGCAATAATTGGCGCTGCCATCTTACTGATAATATGCGGGTCAGGAAAATTCGGAATTGATGGCATCTTAAAATCCAGTAAAACGGTCAAATCAAAAGAATCTATTTCACCAGAAATCAATCATAACGTGTACCATGAATCAACAGATGTGAGCCAAAGACATCAGAATACAGATGGTCAAAATACGAGCAAATTTGGATTTTTTGCAAAACGCACAAGCAGGTATGGAGATTCACAAATTAAAGACGATAAATTTTTTGTCAAGCAGAATTTAGAAAAAGAACGTGCTGATTCTGAAAAGATCTTATTTTCAAATACTCAGTCAAGACCTGCAAATTCTCCTGCACACGAATACAAATCTTCTGAATACAATTACAAGGTGTTGGATAAGGAACACACATACAACAATGTTGAGTGTGATCGTATAACAGATACAATAGAAATGAGCAGCCTCATCAAGGAAATAAAACAAGAAAAATTAGACATGCACCACACATCACGATATGAATCAACCAAAGACTCTAACCTCAGACCAGCCATACAAAACACGTCTGAAAGCATACAGGCAAGATTGGACGCAAAAATACTTGAAATAAAGCGTCTAAAGGATAACTTGAATGCAATTCTTGACGACCTAATGGCAATAAAAAAAGAACTCTAA
- a CDS encoding DUF5658 family protein: MRTQPIYQNLSQSLHFTYFIHAGLLDAITTFFGMQLGFFELNPLVAMLYPEQMFFMPAVLIGLSFMRTYTILWLFKNHRHFRSMLWFTMYFPPTFNVANIILHYLNMQDVAMLRLVLF; this comes from the coding sequence ATGAGGACACAGCCTATTTATCAGAATCTTTCACAGAGTCTTCATTTTACTTACTTTATTCATGCAGGACTGCTAGATGCAATAACAACATTCTTTGGCATGCAATTAGGCTTTTTTGAGCTAAACCCGCTTGTGGCCATGCTGTATCCTGAGCAGATGTTTTTTATGCCAGCTGTACTAATTGGCTTATCTTTTATGCGTACATATACAATTTTGTGGCTGTTTAAAAACCATAGGCATTTTAGATCAATGCTCTGGTTTACAATGTACTTTCCACCAACATTCAATGTTGCAAACATTATACTACATTATCTTAACATGCAAGATGTGGCAATGCTTCGATTAGTACTTTTTTAG
- a CDS encoding type II secretion system F family protein translates to MSQITLENTLNDMINDINNDVMFAGKPLHTVRLLKQIRIFMIASAVIILPTSIALTLIYSPIFVTVNIIWIVLFLFPKLQQTQLSQDRRKKVESELPAFVIFAAVMQNVGINLYECIQIFKRISLFPAMDKEGMLLRRNVEFFGMSQMEALEELGRTHKSQLFANLLLGYTSIWRSGGDLTLYLENRSEEFLILLKEKYQAYSNNVGTVVEVLVTLLIILPILIMVISFVLPGSSIEQITLLAVVGLPVFSMMIGVVISSMQPASFNNIGLTQNQLAVLFGVGFATGIGLHVLGQELWITLAAAMMVPSAISAIIVGRQDKEIAKLEQALPQFLRDITEYKKIGYDILLAIIKLSKEGYYNQTFMKKLREVAVLIDYGTTPTASTMAVTFRPWMTKISFFILSYIAEFGGGTPKILETITRFITNTKQAIREGKSSVSMLTMLVFASPVIMAFTAGIIQDMLGGISDSTFKFAVSDAALADSQFGLGSNFVNIVTVTPEFLSMIKTLIVTSSILSAFVITKAVDFTFYNTWRVVAIGAIAILSILAMDAYSTLKEFNFDTLFEGLPF, encoded by the coding sequence ATGTCCCAGATTACTCTTGAAAATACACTCAACGATATGATTAATGATATCAATAACGATGTAATGTTTGCAGGAAAGCCTCTTCACACTGTCCGACTCTTAAAACAGATTCGAATTTTTATGATCGCCTCAGCAGTCATAATACTGCCTACCAGTATTGCACTGACGTTAATCTATTCACCAATATTCGTAACAGTCAACATTATCTGGATTGTCCTATTTTTATTCCCAAAGCTGCAACAAACACAGCTAAGTCAAGATAGAAGAAAAAAAGTCGAGTCAGAACTTCCAGCGTTTGTCATATTTGCAGCAGTCATGCAAAATGTAGGAATAAATCTTTACGAATGCATACAGATTTTCAAGCGAATAAGCCTCTTTCCAGCAATGGACAAAGAGGGTATGTTACTTAGAAGGAATGTAGAATTTTTTGGCATGTCTCAGATGGAGGCATTAGAAGAGCTTGGAAGAACTCATAAAAGTCAGCTGTTTGCAAATTTGCTTCTTGGATACACCAGTATATGGAGAAGCGGCGGTGATCTAACACTATATCTTGAGAACAGATCAGAGGAATTTCTGATTCTTCTCAAAGAAAAATATCAGGCATACTCGAACAACGTTGGCACAGTAGTTGAAGTACTAGTGACGCTTCTCATAATCCTACCCATCTTGATCATGGTGATCTCGTTCGTACTTCCTGGAAGCTCAATTGAGCAAATAACACTCCTTGCAGTGGTCGGATTGCCCGTATTTTCCATGATGATAGGGGTAGTCATAAGCTCAATGCAGCCTGCAAGCTTTAACAATATAGGCCTGACACAAAACCAACTAGCAGTTCTTTTTGGAGTTGGTTTTGCAACAGGAATCGGATTGCACGTTCTAGGACAAGAACTGTGGATAACGCTTGCTGCTGCCATGATGGTTCCATCTGCCATCAGCGCCATCATAGTAGGAAGACAAGACAAGGAAATTGCCAAGCTAGAACAAGCACTGCCACAATTTCTGCGAGATATAACAGAATATAAGAAAATAGGCTATGACATACTGCTTGCAATAATCAAGCTCTCAAAAGAAGGCTATTACAATCAAACATTCATGAAAAAGCTCCGCGAAGTGGCAGTTTTGATAGATTATGGGACCACGCCAACTGCAAGTACGATGGCAGTAACGTTCAGACCATGGATGACAAAAATATCTTTTTTCATTTTATCATACATTGCAGAATTTGGAGGTGGGACCCCAAAAATTCTTGAGACGATCACCAGATTTATCACAAACACAAAGCAGGCAATAAGGGAAGGAAAATCATCTGTTTCAATGTTAACTATGTTAGTGTTTGCATCCCCGGTAATAATGGCATTTACTGCCGGAATAATTCAAGATATGCTGGGAGGTATAAGTGATTCCACATTCAAGTTTGCAGTGTCTGATGCAGCACTGGCAGATAGCCAGTTCGGCCTTGGAAGCAACTTTGTAAACATAGTTACAGTAACTCCAGAATTCCTATCTATGATAAAGACGCTAATTGTGACTAGCAGCATTCTAAGCGCGTTTGTGATAACAAAGGCAGTTGATTTTACCTTCTACAATACATGGCGAGTAGTTGCAATAGGTGCAATTGCTATCTTGTCAATACTTGCAATGGATGCATATTCCACACTCAAGGAATTCAATTTCGACACACTGTTTGAGGGATTGCCGTTCTAG
- a CDS encoding type II/IV secretion system ATPase subunit, with the protein MQSDTSMRPSGKSAKMVILGKIGKMFSSKPKKVSNLKFELQSISVPDLKSYSVVSQYGVGVCIVYIAKDSAGKMHYLVSEPPIGEKGKAIYSKIMNYLFISLSYDLPANESDIGGFIRKKIIEISKELGLLTSTTKILDKLQYYAIRDSFGYGIIDVLMKDQNIEDIVEESFDKPVGVAHKEYGEYGILDTNIWFNSFEMANSFVQKLVQRTGKSMTAAVPYIDTMTKDGSRIAATFGKEVSLPGPNFTIRKFSEEPYTITKLIELGTLNTLIASYVWLLLESKAFLLVIGSTAAGKTTTIGALSSLINPQMKITTIEDTPEMKIGHIHWQRLITRKSSSIFEDKYEVTMDDLIKLSLRSRPDYIVVGEVRGKEISSLIQAVSTGHGGLTSFHAFDAASAFVRMESPPMNVHVGGQMLISALLHQKRIVNPDGKTSRRITEITEVIPRQSSISLNKIIEWDASSSQFVPSDINEVIDRSIRLKEIGVMNGWNRDEIASQLVTRMCFLSKMVNSGILRFNEVTRELAKFYYDPIEKYTTVLNSKSLSDVERLRTRRA; encoded by the coding sequence ATGCAAAGCGATACAAGTATGCGGCCCAGTGGAAAATCCGCAAAAATGGTAATCCTTGGCAAGATTGGCAAAATGTTCTCTTCCAAACCAAAAAAAGTCTCTAACCTAAAATTTGAGCTCCAGAGCATATCTGTTCCTGATTTAAAGTCATACTCTGTTGTCTCGCAATATGGAGTAGGAGTGTGTATAGTATACATTGCCAAGGATTCTGCAGGCAAAATGCATTATCTTGTATCGGAGCCACCTATAGGTGAAAAGGGGAAAGCAATCTATTCTAAAATAATGAATTATCTTTTTATCTCATTATCATATGATCTTCCCGCAAACGAAAGTGATATTGGAGGTTTTATCAGAAAAAAAATAATTGAGATAAGCAAAGAGCTTGGTCTGCTCACATCTACGACCAAGATACTTGACAAGTTGCAGTATTATGCCATACGGGACTCTTTTGGATACGGCATAATCGACGTACTGATGAAAGATCAGAACATAGAAGATATTGTAGAAGAGAGTTTTGACAAACCAGTAGGTGTGGCACACAAGGAATATGGAGAATACGGTATACTTGATACCAACATTTGGTTCAACTCATTTGAGATGGCAAATTCTTTTGTGCAAAAACTTGTACAAAGAACTGGCAAGAGTATGACTGCTGCAGTTCCGTATATTGACACAATGACAAAGGACGGCAGTAGGATTGCTGCCACATTTGGCAAAGAAGTATCGCTACCAGGTCCGAACTTTACAATAAGAAAATTCAGTGAAGAACCATATACCATAACAAAGTTAATTGAGCTTGGTACGCTCAATACGCTGATAGCATCATATGTGTGGCTGCTCTTAGAGTCAAAAGCGTTCTTACTTGTAATCGGTTCTACTGCTGCAGGCAAGACTACGACAATAGGCGCTCTGAGCTCTCTGATAAATCCTCAGATGAAGATAACCACAATTGAGGACACGCCAGAGATGAAAATAGGTCACATTCACTGGCAGAGACTCATCACAAGAAAAAGCTCTAGCATTTTTGAGGACAAATACGAGGTAACAATGGATGATCTCATAAAACTCTCGCTCAGATCAAGGCCAGATTATATCGTGGTAGGCGAGGTCAGAGGAAAAGAAATATCCTCACTAATACAGGCAGTGTCTACTGGACACGGGGGTCTTACAAGCTTTCATGCTTTTGATGCTGCGTCGGCATTTGTCAGGATGGAAAGCCCGCCGATGAATGTGCATGTGGGAGGCCAGATGCTTATTTCGGCGTTGTTGCACCAAAAAAGAATTGTAAATCCTGACGGCAAAACATCAAGAAGGATTACAGAGATAACGGAGGTCATACCAAGACAGAGCAGCATATCACTTAACAAGATAATAGAATGGGACGCGTCATCATCGCAGTTTGTTCCTTCAGATATAAACGAGGTAATAGATAGATCCATCAGACTAAAAGAAATTGGAGTCATGAATGGTTGGAATCGGGATGAGATAGCAAGTCAGCTAGTCACAAGAATGTGTTTTCTCTCAAAGATGGTAAACTCTGGAATTTTACGATTCAACGAAGTGACGCGCGAGCTTGCCAAGTTTTACTATGATCCGATTGAAAAATACACAACGGTTCTTAATTCAAAATCTTTATCTGATGTTGAAAGACTTAGGACTCGACGGGCCTAG
- a CDS encoding archaellin/type IV pilin N-terminal domain-containing protein has protein sequence MRRGITPILSVVILIGIALVGSVLLNGLSKDFAGKTFAQIEYKVSNVNLKKDSAGSCYFSLTLHNTGTLPITMTTINATFTNNTKWNPPELVDATTKEPGHTYENTVMFDGHTCGNVTVGNTYVVRILANSADSSFSTSIPVKASRVESV, from the coding sequence ATGAGAAGGGGAATCACTCCAATACTAAGTGTTGTAATCTTGATTGGAATAGCACTTGTGGGAAGTGTGCTTCTAAACGGCCTATCAAAAGACTTTGCAGGCAAAACGTTTGCACAGATAGAGTACAAGGTCTCAAATGTAAATCTGAAAAAAGATTCAGCGGGCTCTTGTTATTTCTCGCTTACGCTTCATAACACCGGAACTCTTCCCATCACCATGACTACGATAAATGCCACATTTACCAACAACACAAAGTGGAATCCGCCAGAGCTTGTGGATGCTACCACCAAGGAACCCGGACACACATATGAGAATACCGTAATGTTTGACGGACATACGTGTGGAAACGTTACAGTCGGGAACACGTACGTGGTCAGAATCCTGGCAAATTCAGCTGATTCATCATTTTCAACATCAATACCAGTAAAGGCATCAAGGGTGGAAAGTGTATGA
- a CDS encoding archaellin/type IV pilin N-terminal domain-containing protein, which produces MMRRGISELISVVLVIVIVISGMGFYVIVSQQRILGDALSVKEAIVLSEHRISELIEQVNMHRVRNTVDYSVTHLFNYGTKDIMISTIFVNGTEKLAPPARWYVRDLTGTINYSSTIPQNMLVELVINFTESTNSPEQITNIIIHTESKKFIEILNKTK; this is translated from the coding sequence ATGATGCGAAGAGGCATTAGTGAGCTGATCAGCGTAGTGCTTGTAATAGTTATTGTAATATCTGGTATGGGGTTTTACGTGATTGTATCACAACAAAGAATTCTAGGCGATGCACTCAGCGTTAAAGAGGCAATAGTTCTATCCGAGCATCGCATCTCAGAGCTGATCGAACAAGTAAACATGCACAGAGTCAGAAATACCGTGGATTATTCTGTAACGCATTTGTTCAATTACGGAACAAAAGACATTATGATATCTACAATATTTGTAAATGGTACGGAGAAACTGGCTCCGCCTGCAAGATGGTACGTAAGGGATTTAACTGGAACGATAAACTATTCTTCGACGATTCCGCAGAATATGCTGGTCGAACTTGTCATAAATTTTACCGAGAGTACAAATTCCCCAGAGCAGATTACCAACATAATAATCCATACTGAATCAAAAAAATTTATAGAAATATTAAACAAGACAAAATAG